One Pseudodesulfovibrio alkaliphilus DNA segment encodes these proteins:
- a CDS encoding FeoA family protein — MVRPLTEYPAGTVVRVADIDGGRRARSRMLALGLTPGCPVEVLAGGAAGCRLRVRGAEVVLCCGLAGKIMAAEMDSADVVPCGCCLSSRARMS; from the coding sequence ATGGTCAGACCCCTGACCGAATACCCCGCCGGAACGGTTGTCCGGGTGGCTGACATAGACGGTGGCAGACGCGCACGCTCGCGCATGCTGGCCCTTGGGCTGACCCCCGGCTGCCCGGTGGAAGTCCTTGCCGGTGGAGCGGCCGGATGCCGCCTTCGTGTGCGCGGTGCCGAGGTGGTCCTGTGCTGCGGTCTGGCTGGAAAGATCATGGCCGCCGAGATGGACTCCGCCGATGTGGTTCCCTGCGGCTGCTGCCTCAGCTCCCGGGCCAGGATGTCTTAA